From Pseudoalteromonas piratica:
TTTCCACCAATTGAGTTTGAACAATTTCAAAAAATTATGCCTGAAATTCGTCTGATTCAAGGTGTTGAAGATGTTAGAACAACGGCATTTTTACCTTCTGAACGAGAGCATAATGAATTAACAACATTACTAAGCGCACTGCCTGATGGTGTGATTTCAATCGATGTTAAAGGCATTATCCGACAGTGTAATGATTCTGCTTGCCGAGATTTAAATACCACACCCGAGGATGTTATCGGGCAACACATTAATACACAGTTAAAAGGGTTTAACTTTTCGCGTTGGCTTGAAAGTGATGAAGTCCTGGCGCAAACCACGCGCGTTGAAGTGAGTGGCGAAGATTTCATTGCTGATATTTTACCTATCTCAGTACCTGACTCTGAAAATGGTTTCACCTTTGTTGGCGCGGTTGTCAACATCAAATCGCAGAGTCGTTTAGGCGAACAAGTAAGTGCCTTTAGGCGTCAAGGAAACGAAAGTTTTGCAACAATTCATACCCACAGCAGTGCAATGCGCAAAGTGGTTCGTGAAGCGCGCAAAATGGCGCAACTTGAAGCACCTATTCTAATTACAGGTGAAACAGGAACAGGTAAAGAGCTACTCGCTAAAGCGTGTCACTATGCTTCTAATAGGGCAAACAAGCCATTTGTCACACTTTCATGTGCGTCATTGCCAGATGATGCTGCAGAACCTGAACTATTTGGTTGTGCATTACCAAATGCAGAGAGCCGAGGAGTGTTAGAACAAGCCGATGGTGGTACAGTTTTCCTCGATGAAGTAGGTGAAATGTCGCCACAATTACAAACGAAACTATTACGCTTTTTACAAGATGGTACGTTCAGGCGTGTAGGCAGTGAGAATGAAGTCAAAGTAAATGTGCGTATTCTTGCTGCCACCCAAAAGGATATTCCTGGAATGGTACAAGAAGGGCGTTTTAGAGAAGATTTGTATTATCGTATTAATGTATTGAGTTTAGAGCTTTCACCACTTCGCGATCGCAAAGCGGATATTGTGCCGCTGACTGAGCACTTTATTAGTCGATATTCACATCAACTTGGTCGCAAAGCGCCTGCATTAGACGAAACTATTGCGTCATTTTTACAGCAATACCCTTGGCCTGGCAATGTACGCCAATTGGAAAATTCCTTATATCGTGCCATTTCATTATTAGATGATGAGCAGTTAAGCATTGAGCACTTACAGTTACCGAGTTTCACTAATGACTTAGGGTATCTTGAGTCTGATTTTGAGGGCACACTTGACCAAGCCGTTAAGCGTTTTGAGTCAACGTTGTTAAGAAAGCTTTATCCTGCGTATCCAAGCTCAAGACAGCTAGCGAAACGTTTAGGGTTAAGTCACACTGCAATTGCCAATAAATTACGTGAATACGGCATTAATCGTAAAACCATTAAAGTATAAAAAAACGCTAGCGAGTCTAGCGTTTTCTCCCTTTATCCTTGGTAATACCGCTGGGAAGAATGTAATTAATGCCGTCTTTATTAAACACAAATTTGATAGTTGGGTTACCCGTTTTTAGAAAATAGTTGTACTGGTCTACCCACAGAATGTAATCACCTCTAACAGGATAATCGAGCCTTTCTTTTACAAGTTTGATGGTGTGCGGGCCAATTTGCCATTCAAATTCAGAAATAAACCCTTTGGCAAACTCTTGTACAAAAACGGCTTGGTCATCACCGGCAAGGGTAATCGCCAAAGAATAAGAATCGGGTAGCTGATCCATCGGGTATTGTTGTGAGCCAATGGTAAATTGCTTGTTCTTTTTATCCCACTTAAAACCAAAGTCAAATTCTTTCTTCATACCAGATGGGTAGGTAACGGTACCACTTCCTGGTAATTCAAAGCTCGCCTGACAAACGAAGCTGATGCAGCTTAATAACAAAATGAGTAAGTACGACTTCATAAACACCTTAAAAGTATCGTTTTGTGCTTGAGTTTATTATTAAACCTGAGAAAATGATGTTTTCTGGTATGACCACTCAAGACTATGAACTTATATTTTAGATTACTATTACTTTTTTATCGGATAAAGCGAAATAAACTTTACCAACCATTGCTTGAAGAGGTTGAAATAAACTACCGCGCTTTGCCTAGCGATTGCGATATTAACCTGCATTTGACTAATTCACGTTACCTTGCCTTTATGGACCTTGCCCGTACTTGGATGACAGAACGCCTAGGATTATTTCCTGTTGTCATGAAAAACCGCTGGTTTCCAATCGTAAATGCAACTGCCATTACCTACATTCGCGACATTAAACCGCTTCAAGAGTTCACTGTTGCTACGCAGTTAGTCGGTTGGGATCATAAGTATTTTTATATTAAACAAACCTTTAAATCTGAGCGCGGGTTACATGCTGTGGCCTATGTGCGCGGTGTGTTTAAGAAAAAAGGTGGCATTGTAACGGTAGAAGAATTACTTGAGGCGGCTGGTTTTGATGGAGAAGCACCTGAGTTACACGAAGAAATAGTGCATTGGAAAGAAATGCTGGAGTGTAAAAAACAGCGCGACCATATTTAATTAATCTTTAAAAAGAAAAGCCCCAGTTTGGGGCTTTTTGCTTTTAGTTTAATTAAAACTTATAGCTTGCTTGAACATAGGCAAATCGACCTTGTCCACTGTGAACGTTAACAACGAAGCCCATAAAGTCATGATAGGCAAATGGTGGTTCTTCGTTGGTTAGGTTGGTAGCACCCACTGTTAGCACTAAATCTTCTAAACCAAAATAGTTAACTGACGCATCGAGCGTAGTCATTGCATCCACATCTTTATTTAGATTTAAAGAGGCTTTTTGTTCGAATGAATCGATATAGTTCAGTGCGGCTGTTGCGCTAAAGTCATCTTTAACCCAATCAACAGATGTAGTCCAACGCATTTGAGGTTGTTCAAAACCACCTTCTTTGGTGCCTTTGTAATCTTCAAAATTCAGAACATAGTTAAGCACATAGCCAAATTTAAACTGGCCAACTTTAGTATCCAAGTTATAACGAACGTCTAAGTCGATACCTGATGTTTGTAAATCGCCAATATTTTGGTAAGAGTCATTAATTTGAATCACTTCACCGGGATCATTTGGAATAGTAGTTGGACGACGTTCAACAATATTAGGATCTAAACCGTGCATATCCATTACAAATTGCGTATCAGCATCAATGATATCAGTAATATCATAATCATAATAATCGATTGAGAAATTCAGGTTTTCTGTAATATTATAGATTAAGCCTAGGTTATAACTTTCTGATTCTTCTGGCTGTAAATCGGGGTTACCTTCAAAAATTGCAGTATATTCTTGTAGACTACAAGAATTATCCGCACCATTTGTTAACTCACATCTTTTTGTATCGATCAAATTCGGCGACTCATCAGTTCGGCCTAAACCGAGTTGGTGCAATGATGGTGCTCTAAATGCGGTGCCCCAAGAACCACGTAGGCTCACATCATCCATTGGAGACCAGAAGAAAGACACTTTAGGGTTTGTGGTATCACCAAAGTCACTGTAGTCCTCGTATCGTGCAGCAAGTTGCACTTCTAGTGAATCTAGTACTGGGATCGACATTTCACCGAAAACAGACATGTTATCACGTGAGCCATTAGCTTGTGTCGCTTCGGTACCAAATACCTCGCCACGCAAGAATTGATCATCAGGGTTATCACTAATTGACTCTTCGCGATATTCACCACCGAATGCCAGCATTAAATCGCCGTGTTCCATTTCAAAAATTGAACCAGAGGCTTTGAAATCAAGCGATTTCATCGTTGATTTACCAATACGTGTTGTGGTTGTTTCAACATAGTCTAAAACTTGTTGGCCATTTGTTGATGGTTCGAACGGGTCATACGCACCCGAATCAATCGCTTCTTGCATACGTCTTTTATTAGGGAAACCATCCACACCGCGCTCAGTTGAACTACTTTTAATATAACTGTATGCCGCTTCCCAGTTCCAATCTTTGAATTCACCTTGAATACCGATAATTGCACGGTGATAGTTCGAATCTACACGCTTTTCACGGTTACCGATGTCTACAGTACGACGGCGCATTGTTAGGTCTTGGCCATGGAATTTATGATCTGGCATATTGGCAAATGGGTGGTTAATGTTATCGCCCGCCATCGTTAACTCATTAAAGCTAGGGCTACCTGCACCACGAACGGTCGACTTTGAATTTTGACCATTTAACTCCGCAAATGCGCGAAGATTATCTTGGATTTCATATTTACCTAAATAATTCCAACTGAAGCGCTCAGCAGCTGGGATCATTGTCATATGAGGGGCATAATCGTAACGACAATTACTACCTATTTGATTTCCGTTTCCATCATTTATTGGAGTAATTTGATCTTCTGGGCAGGTATCAACACCGAAAGTATCAGCTATTCGTCCACTGCCGTCAGCATACATTATAGAACCGGTGATACCTGAAGTACTTCTAAAATCTTCAGCTAAAGGATCGCCTGTTCTTAATGCTTGGTTAGCGGTTCTTGAATAGTCTCTGTCGGCATACAACACTTCTTCACGGTTGAAGTACTCTAAAATAAAGGTATGGCTTGAGTTATCAGTTTGATTACCAAACACTAAGTTAACGCTTTGCTCATCACCGCCACCATCGGCAGTCGTACCGAATTTTGCTGACACTTCAGCACCTTCAACATCATCGCGTAAAATAATGTTAATTACACCAGCAACGGCGTCAGAACCATACGTTGCTGAGGCACCATCTTTTAAGATATCGACACGTTTAATTGCAGATAATGGAATATTGTTAATATCAACAAATGATGTATCAATTCCTTTCGCAAAAGGTGACACCGAAACGCGTCGGCCATTAATCAAAATAAGTGTTGAATCAGCACCTAAGCCACGTAATGATACTGACGAACCACCATTTGCTGTGTCATCACTGCTGTTTGCTTGGGTTGAGAAAGTACCTTGACCGGAAATAGGTAATTTAGTGAATAAGCTGATTAAATCTGTAACCCCTGATTTTTGAATGTCCTCAGCTGTTAGAGTAGCAACAGGTGAGGGACCTTCAAGGTCGGTACGCTTAATGTGAGAGCCTGTGATTTCGATGCGTTCAACTTGTTTTTCTTCATCAGCTTTTGCAATAAAAGTAGAGAAAAGTAATGAAGATGAAATAACTGAAGCGAGAGTACTTAACTTGAACTTTGTAGCGCTGTTCATAGTAAATTCCTTGTTTAATTATTATTAAAATTAAGTAGTTAATTTACGTCCATTAACTAACCAACAATATTAATATCATGCAAACAAAAAATTAACAATTCAGGTTATTAATGCATCAAAGTAATTGTAATCAAATATTTTTTACGAAATAGTTTCAGAAACGCTTGGGTAATAATTTCTTTATAGCAGCGTATTTAGTGTGAAGAGAAGGGCGGGGAATAAGCGTGTTTGAAGACAAAAAAGCCACGCGATTGCGTGGCCATTATTAACGAGCAGCGTGTTTCATTGTTCGTTCTTTTTCACGTGCCCAATCTTTTTCTTTGCTGTCAGCACGCTTATCATGAAGCTTTTTACCTTTAGCTAGGCAAAACTCTAATTTCACCCAACATTTCTTCCAATACATTGCCGTTGCAACAAGTGAGTAGCCTTCTCGTTCTACGGCACCAATTAAACGGTCAATTTCGCGCTTTTTCAGTAGTAATTTACGCGGACGCATTGGGTCGCATACAACATGTGAAGACGCTTGAAGTAAAGGTGTGATTTGGCTCGCGTGTAAATACGCCTCGCCATTTTTAACTTGGATAAATGTCTCGGTAATGTTTACTTTGCCGGCGCGAATACTCTTCACTTCCCAGCCTTGTAGTTCCATTCCAGCTTCAAATTTATCTTGCAACAAATATTCATGACGCGCTTTTTTATTTAACGCGATGGTGTTGCTTTGTGCTTTTGGTTTTTTGTGTTTTGCCATAATGGCGTCATTATACTTATCCGTTGTGGTTTTACACTCTTTTTTGACATTCTGAGACTTCTTTTTTTGTTTCTTGGCTAAACCTTGGTAGAATTCGCGATGTTAATTCTGGAGAGTATATGCCGCAAATTAGTCGATCTGCGCTTGTCATGTTTAGTGCGCAGCAAATGTATGATTTAGTTAATGATGTTTCTAAGTACCCCGAGTTCTTACCAAACTGTTCTGGGGCGAAAATACATAATCACACTGCACATTGTATGTCTGCATCGGTTGAAATCTCGAAAGCAGGTATGCGGAAATGGTTTTCCACAGAAAATACTTTAACCGACGGACAAGCAATTGAGATGAAATTACTTGATGGCCCTTTCAAAACACTCGCTGGTGGCTGGCGATTCACTCCGTTAGATGAAAAAGCCTGTAAAGTGAGTTTAGAGCTGGACTTTGAATTTACTAACAAGCTTGTCGAGTTGGCATTTGGCAAAGTGTTTAATGAAGTTGCAAATAATATGGTGAAAGCTTTCACTCAAAGAGCAAAACAGGTGTATCAATAATGAAAACAATTGATATTGTTTATGCATTGCCAGACTCTGCCACAACCATTACATTCGAAACCAATGATGAGCTTAATGTTGAAGAAGTCATTCAACAATGTGGTATTTTGCAAAAGTGTCCGGAAATTGACTTAGCATCAACCGCTGTTGGTATTTGGAATCGAACATGTAAGCTGAATCAAATGGTGAAGGATGGCGATCGTATCGAGATTTATCGTCCGCTGATTGCTGACCCTAAAGAGGCGCGCAGACGTCGTGCTGAAAAAGCGAAAGATGAAGGTCGAGCAAATAAAATAACAGGTGGCCGCGCAGGGCGACGTCAGTCATAAAAAAGTCATGCTGTTGCATGACTTTTTTTAAATTTTTGCTTACTGATCGAGAGGTGTATTGAAGGTTTCCGGTGTTTCATAATCACCGCTAAGTGCTTTTAATTTATCACCATCGAATTCGACAATTAGCTCTTTTCGTACTTCGTTTTTTCTTCCTGCGTTGAAAAGGTAAAGGTAATACCAAGTACTCTCATCAAACGCATCTTTTGCAATTGGTTGACCAAGAACGTATAAAACTTGTTCCCGTGACATCTCTACTCGTAATTTATCAATGTCTGTTTGCTCTAAGAAATTTCCTTGCGGAATTGGCATTCTATAAAGCCAAGACGAACATCCAGAGGTGATAACTAATACAGCACAGAGAAAAATATACTTAAACCAATTCATTGAATTCTTTAATCCTTACTACTAATCGCATCATGATACCTCTTGCTATCAGGTTATAAAAGTGTAAATTTGACTTAAATTAATCAATGAAGTTCCCAAATCGCTGTTTTTATGTCAAAAGAAGTTCACTGCACGGCACCCCAATTGATAGAAACGCCTTGGTATCTTTATATTGTTGAAAATAAATATGGTCATTGGTACACGGGCATTACGACTGACGTGGCTCGCCGCTTTGCGCAACACAATGCTGGTAAAGGAGCAAAAGCCTTAATCGGCAAGGGACCTTTAACACTTATTTTTCAGACTCTCGTTGGTACACGAAGTGAAGCCAGTCAATTAGAGTATCGCGTGAAAAAGCTAACTAAGCAGCAAAAGATTAATTGGGTAAAGAGCGGCTTAGAAGGTGCGGATTTGCATCCAATGTTGAAATCACTTTAGCAATATTTCTTAAATTAGCATCAAAAAATGAGTGATCTAAATTTTCATAGGTGTCTTGCACTGTATGGTAATTATCATGTTCACCAACACCAAAGTACATAATCGGAATTTTCTTTTGGTAAAACACGCGATGATCTCCCGCATCAATAATACGGCGGCGTTGGTTTTTCACTGAGCTATTATAAAATCCATTTCCTTTGGTAAATTTTATACGACTATTTTGGTGCCAGTTTGCGTCTCTTAGAGAGTCAACAAGTGCCATCGAAGGTGTATTATAAAGCGCGAACAAACGCTTTCGTTTACTTACGCCTAACATGTCTAAATTGATATTGATTAACACTTTGTTAAGCGAAACGGGGGGATTTTGAATAAACGCACGTGCACCGAAAAGTCCTGCTTCTTCCGCATCGGTTGCGAGAAATATGTAATTAAGTTGTCTGTTGGGGCTTTTAGTTATTAACTCTGCGAGTGTTAACAACGCTGATACTCCCGAGGCATTATCATCAGCACCATTGTAAATACGACTTCCTTTGCTGCCTAAGTGATCATAATGGGCGGTTATCACAACGAATGGCTGCTCAGGATTAATAGGGGTCGATGCCAACACATTGTGACCAATGCCATTGCTAAAAAAGCCACTTTTGTATTCAAATGACGAAATAAAGTGTTCGCTGAAGGGTAACAATCCTGTGTGTTCGAATTGCTGGGCAATGTAGTTAGCCGCAATAGTGGCGTGCTGAGTTGCTGTTTTCCTGCCGTAAAGTTTGTCATGGCTTAAAAACACCAGATGGGAATGTGCCGTAAGTTGTGACTTTGGGGTGAGCGAAAGTGTTAACGCGATTAAAGCGATGTTTATCATTGCACTAATTGCGCACTGAGTGACATGATTTTACCGCGGTAACGCTGTTTTTCACTATCAAAATAAGCATGTTTTTCTGCTTCTTCTAACTCACTTAGCGCCCCACTAATATCGCCGATATAAAAATAGGCTTTAGCAAGGCCAAAATGACTTTCATGCAGCGTACGATCTAGTCGAATTGATTTTTTAAATAGTTTAATCGCCCGTTCAAAGTCCTTTTGATAGAGCGCTTCATTCCCTTTGGCAATGGCATAATAAGGGTTTTGACTGCGTTTGTGCTCAAGTGCAGTACGAATCGCAGCCGCCTTTGATTCTCTGCCAGTTAAGTCATAAAGGCGTGCCAAATTTCCTTTGGCAGTATTATTGTTATTATCTAATAACAAGGCGTGGTTGTAGGCCAACTCTGCCTGTTCTAATTGGTTATTAATGCGATACAGAACGCCAAGGTTTCCAAAACTAGAGCTGTATTGTGGCGCACTTTCAATTGCTGCACTGAAATAAGAATAGGCAAGATCGTATTCACGGTTGATCATTGCTGCAGCACCTTTATTGTTGTAAAACATCGCGAGAATAACGTCTTCACTAATTATCTGGGTGCGGAACTTTTGTCTAAAACTACTTGGATTAAAATCAACGATTAAGTCTCCAACTGTGTCGTAGACAGTGGAAGTGAGCGCAACATTACTCGCACTTGGTCGCTTAAGGCGTAAATTTACGTGCCCCGTTAATAAACTATAACCATTTTCACTTGCCCAATACTCAGGAATAAATACCTGTTGAAAACGAGACTCGAGGCCAAAATGTTTTGCCATACTGTGCGCCATAATTGACAGCGATAAACAGTTTGCATCTTTACTATTGAATGTTTCTTCAGCAGTAAGGGTTGCACCGGTGAGGTAGTTTAAACTTTGGTTTTCCGGAGCAAAAATATATTTTATTAAGGATCGTGTTGTCAGGCGTTTATCTAAAGAGCGAGATATTTCTGCTTCCATTTTGGCAATCGAGTTTTCGGATAAGGCAAAGACATCGTTTTTTGATTCAATGGTAACAGGAGTAAAGGAGTGGTCAGTCAGCAGCTGAGCGGGAGGTTTTACTGTATCTGGTGTAGAGTTACACCCAGCTAAACAAATTATTACCAAGCAAAAGAAGACACGCATAGGACCTCCAAAACCACTAACCTATTGATTAAAGATAGTAAAGTTTTGCACTCTTTGCTTGGTAAAATTGTTACAGTTTATTACTTAAACAATGCTTCGAGCTGTGGCTGTGATGGGGCAAACCAATAGGCGCTATTAACAGCTTTTGAGAAATCAATTAATTTGTCATAAATACCATCATCGGTTAGACCAAACATACGCTCAAGTTGAATTTGAAAGCGTTGTTGTTCACAGGCAAACCCTAAAAAGTAAAGCCCTTTTTCGTTGGCGTTACCAAATGGCACACTACGGCGATAGAGTTTCATCGCAACATTATCTACTTTGACATCTGTACGGCTCACATGTGAGTTTTCAGGCATATCATCACCTTCTAACTCGATGGAATCAGGTTTAGTACGGCCAATTACTTTCTCTTGCATTTGCGTTGGCATTTTTGCGAATTCACTTAAGTCATGAACCCATTTTTGGGTTAAAACAAAACTGCCGCCAGCATGTGAGTGTGTGCTTGGCAAAAGCGCAGCTTCCGCTTTTGCTGCTAAATCTTTAGGGTT
This genomic window contains:
- the tyrR gene encoding transcriptional regulator TyrR produces the protein MRLEIHCADRIGIAQEILNILVSYQVDLKGIEVDSVNCRMYVSFPPIEFEQFQKIMPEIRLIQGVEDVRTTAFLPSEREHNELTTLLSALPDGVISIDVKGIIRQCNDSACRDLNTTPEDVIGQHINTQLKGFNFSRWLESDEVLAQTTRVEVSGEDFIADILPISVPDSENGFTFVGAVVNIKSQSRLGEQVSAFRRQGNESFATIHTHSSAMRKVVREARKMAQLEAPILITGETGTGKELLAKACHYASNRANKPFVTLSCASLPDDAAEPELFGCALPNAESRGVLEQADGGTVFLDEVGEMSPQLQTKLLRFLQDGTFRRVGSENEVKVNVRILAATQKDIPGMVQEGRFREDLYYRINVLSLELSPLRDRKADIVPLTEHFISRYSHQLGRKAPALDETIASFLQQYPWPGNVRQLENSLYRAISLLDDEQLSIEHLQLPSFTNDLGYLESDFEGTLDQAVKRFESTLLRKLYPAYPSSRQLAKRLGLSHTAIANKLREYGINRKTIKV
- a CDS encoding thioesterase family protein yields the protein MNLYFRLLLLFYRIKRNKLYQPLLEEVEINYRALPSDCDINLHLTNSRYLAFMDLARTWMTERLGLFPVVMKNRWFPIVNATAITYIRDIKPLQEFTVATQLVGWDHKYFYIKQTFKSERGLHAVAYVRGVFKKKGGIVTVEELLEAAGFDGEAPELHEEIVHWKEMLECKKQRDHI
- a CDS encoding TonB-dependent receptor plug domain-containing protein encodes the protein MNSATKFKLSTLASVISSSLLFSTFIAKADEEKQVERIEITGSHIKRTDLEGPSPVATLTAEDIQKSGVTDLISLFTKLPISGQGTFSTQANSSDDTANGGSSVSLRGLGADSTLILINGRRVSVSPFAKGIDTSFVDINNIPLSAIKRVDILKDGASATYGSDAVAGVINIILRDDVEGAEVSAKFGTTADGGGDEQSVNLVFGNQTDNSSHTFILEYFNREEVLYADRDYSRTANQALRTGDPLAEDFRSTSGITGSIMYADGSGRIADTFGVDTCPEDQITPINDGNGNQIGSNCRYDYAPHMTMIPAAERFSWNYLGKYEIQDNLRAFAELNGQNSKSTVRGAGSPSFNELTMAGDNINHPFANMPDHKFHGQDLTMRRRTVDIGNREKRVDSNYHRAIIGIQGEFKDWNWEAAYSYIKSSSTERGVDGFPNKRRMQEAIDSGAYDPFEPSTNGQQVLDYVETTTTRIGKSTMKSLDFKASGSIFEMEHGDLMLAFGGEYREESISDNPDDQFLRGEVFGTEATQANGSRDNMSVFGEMSIPVLDSLEVQLAARYEDYSDFGDTTNPKVSFFWSPMDDVSLRGSWGTAFRAPSLHQLGLGRTDESPNLIDTKRCELTNGADNSCSLQEYTAIFEGNPDLQPEESESYNLGLIYNITENLNFSIDYYDYDITDIIDADTQFVMDMHGLDPNIVERRPTTIPNDPGEVIQINDSYQNIGDLQTSGIDLDVRYNLDTKVGQFKFGYVLNYVLNFEDYKGTKEGGFEQPQMRWTTSVDWVKDDFSATAALNYIDSFEQKASLNLNKDVDAMTTLDASVNYFGLEDLVLTVGATNLTNEEPPFAYHDFMGFVVNVHSGQGRFAYVQASYKF
- the smpB gene encoding SsrA-binding protein SmpB gives rise to the protein MAKHKKPKAQSNTIALNKKARHEYLLQDKFEAGMELQGWEVKSIRAGKVNITETFIQVKNGEAYLHASQITPLLQASSHVVCDPMRPRKLLLKKREIDRLIGAVEREGYSLVATAMYWKKCWVKLEFCLAKGKKLHDKRADSKEKDWAREKERTMKHAAR
- a CDS encoding SRPBCC family protein — encoded protein: MPQISRSALVMFSAQQMYDLVNDVSKYPEFLPNCSGAKIHNHTAHCMSASVEISKAGMRKWFSTENTLTDGQAIEMKLLDGPFKTLAGGWRFTPLDEKACKVSLELDFEFTNKLVELAFGKVFNEVANNMVKAFTQRAKQVYQ
- a CDS encoding RnfH family protein, with amino-acid sequence MKTIDIVYALPDSATTITFETNDELNVEEVIQQCGILQKCPEIDLASTAVGIWNRTCKLNQMVKDGDRIEIYRPLIADPKEARRRRAEKAKDEGRANKITGGRAGRRQS
- a CDS encoding outer membrane protein assembly factor BamE codes for the protein MNWFKYIFLCAVLVITSGCSSWLYRMPIPQGNFLEQTDIDKLRVEMSREQVLYVLGQPIAKDAFDESTWYYLYLFNAGRKNEVRKELIVEFDGDKLKALSGDYETPETFNTPLDQ
- a CDS encoding GIY-YIG nuclease family protein — translated: MSKEVHCTAPQLIETPWYLYIVENKYGHWYTGITTDVARRFAQHNAGKGAKALIGKGPLTLIFQTLVGTRSEASQLEYRVKKLTKQQKINWVKSGLEGADLHPMLKSL
- a CDS encoding M28 family peptidase, whose amino-acid sequence is MINIALIALTLSLTPKSQLTAHSHLVFLSHDKLYGRKTATQHATIAANYIAQQFEHTGLLPFSEHFISSFEYKSGFFSNGIGHNVLASTPINPEQPFVVITAHYDHLGSKGSRIYNGADDNASGVSALLTLAELITKSPNRQLNYIFLATDAEEAGLFGARAFIQNPPVSLNKVLININLDMLGVSKRKRLFALYNTPSMALVDSLRDANWHQNSRIKFTKGNGFYNSSVKNQRRRIIDAGDHRVFYQKKIPIMYFGVGEHDNYHTVQDTYENLDHSFFDANLRNIAKVISTLDANPHLLSRSLPN
- a CDS encoding tetratricopeptide repeat protein; this encodes MRVFFCLVIICLAGCNSTPDTVKPPAQLLTDHSFTPVTIESKNDVFALSENSIAKMEAEISRSLDKRLTTRSLIKYIFAPENQSLNYLTGATLTAEETFNSKDANCLSLSIMAHSMAKHFGLESRFQQVFIPEYWASENGYSLLTGHVNLRLKRPSASNVALTSTVYDTVGDLIVDFNPSSFRQKFRTQIISEDVILAMFYNNKGAAAMINREYDLAYSYFSAAIESAPQYSSSFGNLGVLYRINNQLEQAELAYNHALLLDNNNNTAKGNLARLYDLTGRESKAAAIRTALEHKRSQNPYYAIAKGNEALYQKDFERAIKLFKKSIRLDRTLHESHFGLAKAYFYIGDISGALSELEEAEKHAYFDSEKQRYRGKIMSLSAQLVQ
- a CDS encoding Dyp-type peroxidase: MEHAQPGIFNETNRHSYFLEYVITNRDADTLSQLTDALKTITQTIDCSYVVAFGKRLWQHLDSKADSLTFDDFATLSGPFGHTAPATQHDLLIWLYDNEVDNVFDAMQQCQIQLAEVAILALECPGFRYKDNRDLTGFVDGSANPKDLAAKAEAALLPSTHSHAGGSFVLTQKWVHDLSEFAKMPTQMQEKVIGRTKPDSIELEGDDMPENSHVSRTDVKVDNVAMKLYRRSVPFGNANEKGLYFLGFACEQQRFQIQLERMFGLTDDGIYDKLIDFSKAVNSAYWFAPSQPQLEALFK